In Lolium rigidum isolate FL_2022 chromosome 7, APGP_CSIRO_Lrig_0.1, whole genome shotgun sequence, the DNA window AGCTCCTGCTGTTCTAGTAGTTCCCTGACCAAATCCATGGAGCTACTACTCTCCTCCCTGGACCCGTCGAGGAGGAGCCCTGCTCCACCTCCTGATCCTCGcgcccaagtccttcatctccgCCACCTGCAGATACAGAGTGTCAGAGACGGGATCGGCGAACAGTTCGTCCCAGCCAGATCGCAGAATTCGTCACACGGGTGGAATGGTTTCGGCTCCGGGGACATACCGATCCGACGCCCGCCGCGGACACTCCGGCGGTCACGGCGGTGGCGCCGGCGCCGACGATGAGGGTGGCGATGGCGAACGCCCTGAACGGCATCGTCATGTCCCCGCCGCCCTTGCCTCGCCGGAACCAAACCAGCCCGGCAGTTAGCTGCGCGGCACTCGCTCCCGCCCACCATGGCCACATCTTGGCCTTCTTCGCGCCGCCCTCGCCCAGCTcatccatcgccgccgccgccgccgctagggtATTTG includes these proteins:
- the LOC124669942 gene encoding uncharacterized protein LOC124669942 → MDELGEGGAKKAKMWPWWAGASAAQLTAGLVWFRRGKGGGDMTMPFRAFAIATLIVGAGATAVTAGVSAAGVGSVAEMKDLGARIRRWSRAPPRRVQGGE